The sequence AAACGTCTGACCGCTCATAGTATACGTAAAACAGGGAGGCAATTGGCTTTCCATTTTCGTCCCATACGGGTTGCGTTCCGGCCGTCGCTTTGTAGGGAACAACTTTTCCTTTAATCGTAACCTGATCGTTGGTAACTACGTCGGCATCGAGTTTCAGCGAACGGGATTGTGCAAATGAAAAAGTAAGGGTAACGAGGTAAATAAGGAATAGGGTAATCGGTTGTTTCATGGGCTTACAGTCATTGTGGTTTTGTTATCTTTCTATAAACCAGCGATTTCTCCCGGTTTAATGTCGAGTTGGTTGGCAGCTGCCAGTAGGCCCTTCAGTTCAGCCTGTTTTCCTGCCTGCTTATACAGACTAGCCAGCCCGACGTAACTGTCGAGGTTATAGGGATTGTATTCCAGCGATTTTTTGAAATTCGTTATGGCGTCATCCGATTTGCCATTCAGTGCCTGAATGTGCCCATTCGACTGGAATGCTGCCGATTGATAAATCAATGTCCCTTTCGATGGCAGGCTGGTGAAAAGGGCTTCGGCTTCGGGTACCCGTTTCGCCAGCGCAAACAGACGGACCAATCGCTGTTTATCGATAGCCGTAAGCTCGGCTTTCTCGGCTTTCACCTTATCCAGATAGTAGGTGAGTGAATCCTGTTTATTCAGTTTTGCATAACTTTCTGCGATGCGTAAATCAAAGTCGGTACGCCCGTTTTTGCCCGCTTCCAGTATCCGCTGAACCTGCTTCATGGTTTCGATACACTCTTGGTAGCGTCCGTTAGTCAGTAATGCATCGGCGTATAAGCCACGTAATTCATAGTTCTGCGGTCGTTGCAAGACCAGTTTTTTGAGCACATCGAGCTGATCGGCATAGCCTAACATACCCCGTTGGGCTGCGGCAAACGCTTTCGCATCGTCGCGCCGGTCGCGCAGGTAGGTCGACACATCGGGTCCGTTGGCGGCATAGTCTTCTGCCGCTTTGATCGCCTGACTGATACGACCGTTCTGGAAATACATATCCCGTAACTGGATAGCAACGGAGGCCCGCGTCTGAAAATCTTTCTCCAGATCCAATGCTTTCTGCAACCAGCCAGCCTGCGTTTTAATTAACTCATCCCGGCTTTTGTCAGGAGTGTATTTCGCTTCTTCAAGCTGCGAATAGGCCGCATAAACAGGAGCATAGCCGGGATCGATCGTTTCGGCGGATTTGATGTAACTAAGCGCCTTCTCGAAATCCTTCTGTTGTTGTTTGAGTCGGGCGTAGGCCAGGTAAGCAGGCTGGTATTTGTTATCGTAGACTAAGGCCGTATCGAGGTACTTAGCCGCAGCTACCGAATCTGACTTGATTACTTTGTTGCTCAGATTAATGTAAACCTGCGCCCAGTTAGAGGCCATAACAGCCTTGTTGCCGTTTAGATACGCGCGTTCTTTTTTGACCAAAGCGTCCAGAAACTTATACATTTCCGGATCTTTAGCTTTCAGTTCCGCGGTTATATTCATCGACTTGAAGTCCAGCGGATGCACTTTCATCGACTCAAAATAAGCGGGGTATGTCTGCGCAAAATATTCAGATTCGTTATTCTGCGAATAATAATCCAGCGTGAGCTTGTTTTTCATAGCATGATAATACCGCTCACGAATTTGCCGATTTTCGGCATCGGTGAGCACTCGCCCATGAAACAGGTGGACGTATTCATGCAACACCACGTTCCGCTCCTCATAAGCACCCCGTTCTACGTATTCGATGGCTGCGGCTCCGCTACCTACACCCCGAATGTCCATCCATTGCCGGTTATCGAACGTAGTCGTGAACCGAAAATAAGGAGATCGCATGGCGATGGCCAGGTCAATATGGAGCGGTGGCACCACAAACGCATTGCCCTGTTTCGAGAGGAAAGGGAAATACACAACGCTGGTATACATCTGATTCCAGACCATTGCCTTGGCGCGGTTGCCCGAATAGTAACTCAGATCAGGAAATACGTTCGCGAAGTTTTCCGGATCGTTAATTTTTGTGGTTTTGAGTACGTTCGTGATCGAATCATAGGTCATCAGATACGGTATTCGCTTCGATTTGATGACCGCCGACAATCCATTGTGAGCCGGACCATAATGCTTTTTTCGATCCAGAATGGTCGTAAATATCTGCTGGGCCGAGTCCAGATTGGCCTTGCGATTCGGACTGTCGAAATCGCTGTAGTAAATAGACGCCCGGTGCATGGCGGGCAGTACCGACGATGGGTATTGCTGCTCAACCTGACGCGTAATGGCTACGGCGTCGGCAAGCCGGTTGGCCCGGAACAACTTATCGACTTCTTTTAACTTCTCCCGAATTTCTTTCTCGTCCTTATCCGAGTAATCGGCATAGGTAAGGTTGGTATGGCCATTTCCCCAATGCCAGTGTGTCTGAAAATGAAGCGGATTAATAGCGAGCGCCAGTTGCCACTGAGCCGCCATGTCGTTCAATTGCGTGGCATCGATCCGTCGCCAGATGGCATAGCCATAACTGAAGCGGGCATCGGCATTCAACGGGTCGAGCGTTAGGGACTTCACGAGCGGAGCTTCTGCCTGTTCGGGGTGTTGATCCCAGAAATAAACATTGGCTTCGAGCAGGTAAGCTGCGGCCAGTTTAGGGTTCTTATTCTGAAGTTTCTTCGCAACGGCCAGCGCTTCAGGGTATTTCTTTTGGAGCAACAGTGCCCGACCCAGCACCACCGACGTTTCTTCGTCATTTGGGTTACTGGTAAGAAGCGCCTTGCATTGCTTCTCGGCGTTCTGCAAGTCCCAGGCTTCAATAGCCAGTAGTGCCTTCGACCGTTTTGCCCAGCTATTGTTTTTATCGAATGCCAGCGCGCTTTTTACGTCTTTTTCAGCCTGTTGAAAATCGTTCGTTAGCCAGTGATATTCCGCCCAAAGAAGCGATTTCTCAGCGTTACTTAAGCCTTCCCCTGTTTTGAGGGCATCCGTTGCTTCCTGCCAGAGGCCAAGGTCGAGCATCCGTTTGAGTAGTGCGGCTCTACCGGTAGTGCTTTGCCGAAGCTGACTGCGCACCGACGTTCGGGTCTGCTCCAAAAGGGTTTGTGCTGCTTTGGTATCGCCAGCCTGTTGGGCTGATAAGTTGCCCGCAACGCACAGGAAGAGTATAGGCAGAAAATAGAATTTCAGCATGGCGTACTGGTCAAAGGGAATAGGTTATAAATAGTCCGACGTTCGACTGTTGAAGTTACTTTTAAGAGGTTATTGATGAAGTATAATTGAAACGGCGAAACTTCGGGTGCCAAACGTCGGACTATTTATTAATTACTTGCGCGTATCCCAGAATACCCGTTCAAGCATCGTGCTTTTCTGTTTGGCATTTGGGTTATTGCTTATTTCAGACTGAGCATAGAACAGTGACCGCGGCACTTCATCGTAGATGGCAAACGGCGTTTTGAAAGGCGTTAAAGCCGGATAACCCGTTCTGCGGTAGTCAGTCCACGGTTCGACCAGTACGGCGTGGTTAGCCACATATTTCTCGTTAATGATTTGCTGGAGCATTTGCTGAGGAGTTCCTTTCAGCGTTCCGTTAGCAGTCAGGTACGTAGTAACATCGGCTGCCGGTACGGCGGCATCAGTCATCGACGCCCGAATCCCGGCTTCGAAAAAGCTCTGTGCACTGCCAGGAGCGCTGTATAAGAGTGCCGCTTCGGCCCGAATGAAATTGTACTCAGCAAACGTAAGTAACCGAGCCGGACTGTTACCACTAAACGTAATCGCGCCATCTTTCAAACTGCCATTGGCGTTGACCAGCGCCTGGTTCGGCGCTGAGGGCGTACCGTATACGTATTGATAGCTCCGCGAGTAGTTTGCCGATGGGTCGGGATCGAGTGCACTCGCGCCCTTATAGGTGGCAGGGCTGGAGTTGAACGGAAATGGAATGAAGTAGGATGCCCGACGGGGATCATTCTTCGAATTCATCAAATCCACAATAAAGCGATGCGGGAAAAACTGGTTTTTGAACTGACCGTTTTCCATGCTGTAGAGCGGATTCTGACGTTGCGATTCCGACAGAAAAAGCATCTGAAAATTGTCTGCATTACTAGCCATAAATTTAGCGCCACTATTGATCAGCGCCGTAATTTGTGCCGACGTAAAGGCAGGATCTTTTGCCGAATAATGCAGGAAGATGCGCAGTTTCAGGGTATTGGCAAACTGAATCCACTTGGTTTGCGAAGCGGCCCAGGTAGCACCACTGTAAATCGTGCTGTTGACGTTGGGCGACATGGTCGACGTGGTTGCACTGACGTCTTTAATGCCATCGTCGAGCAAACGAATCAGATCTTTATAGATCGCTTCGTCATCGTCAAACTTAGGATAGAAGTTGGCGCTATGACGACCAGCTTCTGAGTAGGGCGTATCGCCCCAGCTGTCGACAACGATCTGATAGACATAGGCTTTCAGGATCTTGCCTACCCCGGCATAGTGTGGGCTATTTTCGGTTGTTGCCTGTGCGATCATTAATTCCAGATCGCTCACAATGGTCGAAAAGATCGTGCTCCACTGACCGTTTACATCCGAATTGTTGATGTTATACCGCTCATATTCTTTAAAGGTAGCAAAACCCGTATTAGGCCCCTGTCCGCTGAATTGCTGCATCAGCAGCGTAGAGTAGCGCAACAGATCGCTGGCACCCATGTAGCCGATGTTTACCGTAACGGATGGCAACAATTGAGAGACTTGTACGCCCTTAATGTTGTTTGGATCATCGTTTACATCCAGAAACGTACTGCAAGAGCTAAAGGCCAATCCAGTGGCAAGTACCGTTGTATAGAGTAACTTCTTCATGATGTCAATTTTTTGTGGGTTAGTCACGGTTAAAACGTCGCTCTCAGGCTGCCACCAATAGTCCGTGCAGTAGGCGTGATACCAAATTCAAGACCGCGTGCATTGCTGACCCCTAACAGGTTTTGTTCAGGATCGAGGTCTGGATAATTAGGCGCATAGATGAACAGGTTGCGACCATAAACCGACAATTGTAAGCCTTTAATAAAATTCGACTTGCCCAGTATTGATGCGGGTAATTTGTAGGTAAGGTTGGCTTCGCGTAATTTCAGATACGTAGCATCCAGTACATACCCTTCCCAGGCTACATACTTGCCTTGCAGACTGAAGTATTGCTGGGCCGTTACACCAATCGTGTTCTTCGTGCCATCGTCCAGAACACCATCGAATACATACGGCTTATTGGCGGTGCCATCGGCATTGAATCGGGGATATTTAGCAGTTTCTTCCGAAACACCGTTGATGCGCAAATCACCAATGGTCCGCGAGAGCTGATCGCCTTTGTATTTGTAATCAAACAGGAACGAAAGGCTGAAACCCTTGTAATTGAAGGTATTGCTGAAGCCCATCGTGAACTTCGGATTCGGATTGCCAACTGCCTGAACGTTGGTGGTTGGTTTTGGCAATCCATTGCTGCCAATGATCATTTGCCCCTGTGCGTTCCGCTGATAGGCATTTGACCAGATTTGCCCGTATGGCTGACCGGGAACCAACTGAATGTTGGGCGATGTAAAGCCACCGATCGAGATATTGGCTACACCGGGTGCCAGCTCTTCAACAATTGATCTGAAGCTGGTAAAGTTGAGGGAGCTTTCCCAACTGAAGTTTTCCTTTTCGATAATATTGCCGGTAACCAGCAATTCAATTCCTTTGGTCGAAAGCTTACCCGCGTTGGTAGCCAGACTCGTGAAACCTGACGTCGAAGGAACCGGAACAGAGAAAATCAGATTCCGGCTATCCCGACGGTAAACCGATCCATCAATGCTGAGTCGTCCATTGAAAAAGGCCAGTTCAGCACCCAATTCGATTTCACGCGTAAATTCTGGTGTCAGGTTTGGATTCCCTGTGCTGTTGTTATACGTGTATCCGGCCAGACCATTGAACGGGAAGTTAACGGCAGTTGAGCCAAGGCCATCTGATGCACTGGCTTTTCCGTAATACGTATTGATTACGTAAGGCGTCGCGCCTTTACCAACTTCACCGACGTTAGCCCGAATTTTGGCCGACGACAGGAACTTGGATTTGATGGAAGGAAAGGCCTCGGTTGGTACAAAACTTACGGCAACCGCCGGATAGAAAATAGACTGATTGCCCGGCGACAGGGTCGAAGCAAAGTCATTCCGCGCCTTTGCATTCACCGACAGCCAGGTTTTGTAGTCGAAAACAACGTCACCAAAAAAGCCGACCGTCCGCTGTTGCGTAATAGCCGATGTTGGGTTAAACGTCAAAAAGTTTTTAACGTTATCGAATCCGGCCACAACGATACCTAAACCAATATCCTGAATGAAACTGTTGTAGTTGGAAATGATTTCATTCCCAACGGTAGCTGTCAGGTGCAGGTCGCTGGTGAGTTTCCGGTTCGCCGTTACGGTTAAGTACGAATTGAGGTTCCGGGTTATTTCTGAGCGATCTAAAACACCACCTGCGCCAGCCGAAGAGGTGTTGGCATTACTCCGAACGCCTTTGTCATCGAACCCTTTGGTTACGTAAGTGAATACGTCACTACCCACCTTCAGATCAGCCTGTAACCAATCCGTAATATCATATTTCAGGTTGATGTTGCCGTAAAACCGGTTTACTTCCTGATGGTTTTTAACGTGGTTAATGGCCCAGTAAGGCTGATCTTCTGCCGCAAACCAAAGCTGATTGCCTGCCGCATCCTGCGAAGGCATATTGGTTAAATCATAACTACGTGGCGTATAAATACCCCGCCATAATGGGTTAGAACCCTGATTACCCGATTGGGTGCGGTCAGAAACGTTATTGGTATACGTAAAGGCAGTCGCTATTCTGAACTTATTGGTCAGTTGTGTACCGGCATTAACGGTCAGGTTGTTTCGGCTTAATTTATTGTTCGGAATAAGCGCCGTTTCGTAGGCATTTCCATACGATACCCGGTAATCATATTTATCACTGGCACCCGAAAAACTAAGGTCGTTCTGCGACGAGATCGAGTTTTGCAGAATATCCCGGACATTGTCTGGATACGCGGTCAAGGTTTCCTGATTGCCAAACCAGTTCGTTACGGTTTGTCCCTGAATGAGCGGCCCCCAGGAACCAGCTACGTTGTTGGCATACGTTCCATTGCTGCCCTGTGCATATTGATTCTGGAATTTGGGAAAACGGCTAATCGTTCCAACCGCGGTATTGGTCGAGAAGGAAATCTGCTTGTTCGTCCCTTTTTTGCCCCTCTTGGTCGTAATCAGAATAACGCCCGATGCGGCTCTTGACCCATACAGTACGGTAGCTGCTGCTCCCTTCAGGACGCTGATGCTCTCAATATCCTGTGGGTTTATGTCGGAGATCCGACTGGAGTTGACAACCCCCGTATTGACCGAATTACTGCCGTTCGATGCCGCACTACCGTTGGAGTTATCGAGCGGAACACCATTGACGACGTACAGCGGTTGGTTACTCCCTGTAAATGTCGAAAAACCCCGTATCGTTACGTTAGAACCCGCAAAGCCACCGCCTGCTCCGGTTACCTGCACCCCGGCAACTTTACCAGCCAGTGAGTTGGTCACGTCGGTGGTGGGGGATTTGGTGATCTGTTCGGCTTTTACTTCACTGACGCCGTAGCCCAGCGTTTTTCTGTCGCGTGCTATACCAAATGAAGTGACTACAACTTCGCTCAACTGCTGAGCGTCCGCTTCTAAAGAAACAGTCAAGGTAGAGCGACCATTTAATTTGATCTCCTGGGCAATGTAGCCGATATAACTCACAACCAGCGTGGCATCGTCGGGTACATTGATGCGGAATTTGCCATTCGCATCGGTAATCGTACCAACATTGGGGCTACCTTTTAACAAAACAGAAGCACCAGGTAGTGGTGTGCCATCATCTTTGAAGGTGACAGTAC comes from Spirosoma aureum and encodes:
- a CDS encoding tetratricopeptide repeat protein yields the protein MLKFYFLPILFLCVAGNLSAQQAGDTKAAQTLLEQTRTSVRSQLRQSTTGRAALLKRMLDLGLWQEATDALKTGEGLSNAEKSLLWAEYHWLTNDFQQAEKDVKSALAFDKNNSWAKRSKALLAIEAWDLQNAEKQCKALLTSNPNDEETSVVLGRALLLQKKYPEALAVAKKLQNKNPKLAAAYLLEANVYFWDQHPEQAEAPLVKSLTLDPLNADARFSYGYAIWRRIDATQLNDMAAQWQLALAINPLHFQTHWHWGNGHTNLTYADYSDKDEKEIREKLKEVDKLFRANRLADAVAITRQVEQQYPSSVLPAMHRASIYYSDFDSPNRKANLDSAQQIFTTILDRKKHYGPAHNGLSAVIKSKRIPYLMTYDSITNVLKTTKINDPENFANVFPDLSYYSGNRAKAMVWNQMYTSVVYFPFLSKQGNAFVVPPLHIDLAIAMRSPYFRFTTTFDNRQWMDIRGVGSGAAAIEYVERGAYEERNVVLHEYVHLFHGRVLTDAENRQIRERYYHAMKNKLTLDYYSQNNESEYFAQTYPAYFESMKVHPLDFKSMNITAELKAKDPEMYKFLDALVKKERAYLNGNKAVMASNWAQVYINLSNKVIKSDSVAAAKYLDTALVYDNKYQPAYLAYARLKQQQKDFEKALSYIKSAETIDPGYAPVYAAYSQLEEAKYTPDKSRDELIKTQAGWLQKALDLEKDFQTRASVAIQLRDMYFQNGRISQAIKAAEDYAANGPDVSTYLRDRRDDAKAFAAAQRGMLGYADQLDVLKKLVLQRPQNYELRGLYADALLTNGRYQECIETMKQVQRILEAGKNGRTDFDLRIAESYAKLNKQDSLTYYLDKVKAEKAELTAIDKQRLVRLFALAKRVPEAEALFTSLPSKGTLIYQSAAFQSNGHIQALNGKSDDAITNFKKSLEYNPYNLDSYVGLASLYKQAGKQAELKGLLAAANQLDIKPGEIAGL
- a CDS encoding SusC/RagA family TonB-linked outer membrane protein; this translates as MKQSLTTMRGFMVLLAACFCLLTESSGLAGTVSSFPKPADVEVTGTVTFKDDGTPLPGASVLLKGSPNVGTITDANGKFRINVPDDATLVVSYIGYIAQEIKLNGRSTLTVSLEADAQQLSEVVVTSFGIARDRKTLGYGVSEVKAEQITKSPTTDVTNSLAGKVAGVQVTGAGGGFAGSNVTIRGFSTFTGSNQPLYVVNGVPLDNSNGSAASNGSNSVNTGVVNSSRISDINPQDIESISVLKGAAATVLYGSRAASGVILITTKRGKKGTNKQISFSTNTAVGTISRFPKFQNQYAQGSNGTYANNVAGSWGPLIQGQTVTNWFGNQETLTAYPDNVRDILQNSISSQNDLSFSGASDKYDYRVSYGNAYETALIPNNKLSRNNLTVNAGTQLTNKFRIATAFTYTNNVSDRTQSGNQGSNPLWRGIYTPRSYDLTNMPSQDAAGNQLWFAAEDQPYWAINHVKNHQEVNRFYGNINLKYDITDWLQADLKVGSDVFTYVTKGFDDKGVRSNANTSSAGAGGVLDRSEITRNLNSYLTVTANRKLTSDLHLTATVGNEIISNYNSFIQDIGLGIVVAGFDNVKNFLTFNPTSAITQQRTVGFFGDVVFDYKTWLSVNAKARNDFASTLSPGNQSIFYPAVAVSFVPTEAFPSIKSKFLSSAKIRANVGEVGKGATPYVINTYYGKASASDGLGSTAVNFPFNGLAGYTYNNSTGNPNLTPEFTREIELGAELAFFNGRLSIDGSVYRRDSRNLIFSVPVPSTSGFTSLATNAGKLSTKGIELLVTGNIIEKENFSWESSLNFTSFRSIVEELAPGVANISIGGFTSPNIQLVPGQPYGQIWSNAYQRNAQGQMIIGSNGLPKPTTNVQAVGNPNPKFTMGFSNTFNYKGFSLSFLFDYKYKGDQLSRTIGDLRINGVSEETAKYPRFNADGTANKPYVFDGVLDDGTKNTIGVTAQQYFSLQGKYVAWEGYVLDATYLKLREANLTYKLPASILGKSNFIKGLQLSVYGRNLFIYAPNYPDLDPEQNLLGVSNARGLEFGITPTARTIGGSLRATF
- a CDS encoding SusD/RagB family nutrient-binding outer membrane lipoprotein; amino-acid sequence: MKKLLYTTVLATGLAFSSCSTFLDVNDDPNNIKGVQVSQLLPSVTVNIGYMGASDLLRYSTLLMQQFSGQGPNTGFATFKEYERYNINNSDVNGQWSTIFSTIVSDLELMIAQATTENSPHYAGVGKILKAYVYQIVVDSWGDTPYSEAGRHSANFYPKFDDDEAIYKDLIRLLDDGIKDVSATTSTMSPNVNSTIYSGATWAASQTKWIQFANTLKLRIFLHYSAKDPAFTSAQITALINSGAKFMASNADNFQMLFLSESQRQNPLYSMENGQFKNQFFPHRFIVDLMNSKNDPRRASYFIPFPFNSSPATYKGASALDPDPSANYSRSYQYVYGTPSAPNQALVNANGSLKDGAITFSGNSPARLLTFAEYNFIRAEAALLYSAPGSAQSFFEAGIRASMTDAAVPAADVTTYLTANGTLKGTPQQMLQQIINEKYVANHAVLVEPWTDYRRTGYPALTPFKTPFAIYDEVPRSLFYAQSEISNNPNAKQKSTMLERVFWDTRK